In the Neisseria sp. KEM232 genome, GCAGCAGGCAGAGGCAGGCGGAATCGGCGCGGCCGACGGCGGAGAGGTCGGCCTCGGCGGGCTTTTGCCCGATCAGGCGGCGCAGGCGGCGCAGAGCGGCTTCGTCTACGGTTTTGACGGTGATGTCGCCCGACAGGCAGAGCACGCCGCCGCGGATTTCGCTGTCCATGGCTTATTTGCCGCCGTTTTTGGTTTTCAGGTCTTGAATCAGGCCGTCGAAACCTTTGTTTTTGATGGTTTCGCCAAACTGGTTGCGGTAGACGGTAACGAGGCTGGCGCCTTCGACGGCAACGTTGTAGACGCGGTATTTGCCGCCGCTTTGGTAGGTGGTGAAATCCATGTTGACGGGTTTGCCGCCGCTTTGGCTGATTTCGGTGCGGATGACGATTTCTTTGCCGCCTTTGTTGACGACGGGGTTGGCTTTCACGTCGACGGTGGAATTTTTGAATTTCAGCATCGTGCCCGAATAGGTGCGGATAAGCAGGGTTTGGAATTCTTTGGCCAGCGCCTGTTTCTGCGCGGGAGTGGCCTGTGTCCACGGCTGGCCGACGGCCTGCGCGGTCATGCGTTGGAAGTCGAAATAGGGCAGGGCGTAGTTTTCCGCTTCTTTGCGCACGGCGGCATCGTTGCTGCCGTTGGCTTTTTTCAGGATGGTGAGCACCTGCGCGGCGTTTTCGCGCACTTGGGCGACGGCCTGCTGCGGTGTGGCATGGGCGCTGCCGACGGCGGCGGCGATGATGGCTGCTGTATAAAGCGTTGTTTTCATATTGGTTCTCTCGTTTTAGGTTATCGGGGTTACGTTATCAGGATTACGGTTGCGGCGCGTCCTGTTTTTCAGACGGCCTCGAATTGCCTTCGGCGAAATTGGTCATGAATTTGCCGATGAGGTTTTCCAACACCAGGGCGGAATTGGTCAGCGTGATGGTGTCGCCTGCGGCAAGGGTTTCCGGGTCGCCGCCCTGCATCAGACCGATGTACTGCTCGCCCAAGAGGCCGGAGGTAAGGATTTGAGCGGACACGTCGCTGCTGAATTTGTATTGGTCGTCGAGGCGGATGGCGACTTTGGCGCGGTAGCTCTGCGGGTCGAGGGCGATGCTTTCGACGCGGCCGACCAGCACGCCCGAGGCTTTGACCGGGGCGCGGGTTTTGAGGCCGCCGATGTCGGTGAACTCGGCGTAGACGGTGTAGCCCGCCGTTCCGCCGCCGCCCAGGCTGCTGCCGCCTGCGGCGCGGAAGGAGAGAAAGCCGAGGGCGGCGATGCCGGCCAAAACGAAGAGGCCGACCCAGAATTCCATAATATTGCGTTTCATATCGTTATCCGGTGAACATAAAGGCGGTGAGGATGAAGTCGACGGCCAGCACGGTGAGGGCGGAGGACACCACGGTGCGCGTGCTGGCGCGCAGGATTCCTTCGGAGGTGGGCGAGGCGTGGAAGCCCTGGTGCACGGCAATCAGCGATACGGCCACGCCGAAGCAGGCGGATTTGATCAGGCCGTTGAGCACGTCGTAGCCGAAGGAGATGTTGTTCTGCATCTGCGACCAGAAAATGCCGCTGTCGAGGCCGAGCCACTGCACGCCGACGAGATACGCGCCGTAAATGCCGGCCACGTTGAAAATCGACGCCAAAAGCGGCATGGAAAACACGCCCGCCCAAAAGCGCGGCGCGACGACGCGGGCGACGGGGTTCACCGCCATCACGTTCATCGCTTCGAGCTGCTCGGTGGTTTTCATCAGACCGATTTCGCTGGTCATCGCGCCGCCCGCACTGCTGGCAAACAGGATGGCGGCCAGCACGGGGCCGAGTTCGCGCAACAGCGAGGCGGCCACCATATAGCCCAAAATATCGGCCGATTTGAACTTGGCAAGCTGCGTGTAGCCCTGCAAACCGAGCACCATGCCGACAAACAGCCCCGACACGGCTATAATCAGCACCGACATCACGCCGGAAAAATACACCTGCCGCACCGAGAGGCGCGGCCGCGCGAACGCCGTGCCGGAGCGCGCCAGAATCTGCATGAAAAACAGGCAGACGCTGCCGAGGGAGCGGATAAAGGCCAGCGTTTTCGCGCCGACGGTTTGAATAAAGTCCATAGTTTTGGGTTTCAAAAAAAGGGTTTCAGACGGCCTTTCAGGCTTGTGAGGCCGTCTGAAAACGTGTTTTGCGGGTGAGCAACCACACCCACAGGGCTTTGCCCAGCTCGGCCGCCAGCAGCAGGGCGATAAGGGCGCGGGTTTGCCACCCTTCGGGCAGTAGCGCGGCGAGGCTTTGCGCGGCGGCGGTTTCCCAAACGGGCAGGCTGGGCGAAAAATCCAAAAGGCGCAGCGGCAGTTGCAGCAGCACAACCCAACGAACCCAGCGTCTGCCGCGTGCCAAACCGTATGCGGAAAGCGGCAGCAGGCAGTAAAGCAGCAGCGACGACAGCGGCGCGGCGAGAAACAGCAGGCTCAGCGCGGCATCGTCAAAGGAAAATCCCGCCGCCGCGTCCGCCACGCGCTCCGCCAAAAAGGTGTAAAGAAACGCGCCCGCGTCGGCGTATTGCCAAAGCGCGTAACAGAGCGCAGCCGCATCAAGGATGGCAAGGGCGGCGAGGCAGAGGCGGTTTTTCGTCATGCGGCTTGTTCCGTGCGGCGGCTTTCAGACGGCCTTTCAGTCGCTTAGGCCGTTCCCGCCTACGCGGGAATGACGTTACTGAAAACTAGCCGAGCAAATCGTCTTTCAGCGTCGTTGGCGCGGGGTAGCGGAAGGCGACGGGGCCGTCGGCTTCGCCGCCGATAAATTGGCGCACCCACGGCGAATCAAGTTCGCGCATTTCTTGCGGCGTGCCGGAGAACATGATTTCGCCGTGCGCGAGAAAAATTACCTGGTCGACGATTTGCAGCGATTTTTCAATGTCGTGCGTCACCATCACGCTGGTGGAGCGCAGGGCTTTGTTGACGCGGCTGATGAGGTGGGCGATCACGCCGAGCGAAATCGGGTCGAGGCCGGTAAACGGTTCGTCGTAAAGCATGATTTCGGGGTCGAGGGCGATGGTGCGGGCGAGGGCGACGCGGCGCGCCATGCCGCCGGAAAGCTCGGAGGGCATCAGGTTTTCTACGCCGCGCAGGCCGACGGCGTTGAGTTTCAGCAATACCAAATCGCGGATAACGGCTTCGGGCAGGCGGGTGAGTTCGCGCATCGGGAAGGCGATGTTGTCGAACACGGAAAGGTCGGTAAACAGCGCGCCGTGTTGGAACAATACGCCCATGCGGCGGCGGTGTTCGTAGAGTTCGGCATCGGAAAAGGCGGCCAGATCGCGGCCTTCGATGAGCACTTGGCCGGACTGCGGGCGGATTTGGCCGGTAATCAGGCGCATGAGGGTGGTTTTGCCGCTGCCCGAGCCGCCCATCACCGCCGCAAACGCGCCACGCGCCACGGCAAAGCTGACGTCGCGCAGGATGACGCGGCTGCCGTAGGCGAAGACGACGTTTTTCATTTCGATAAAGGGCTGGGACATGAGGCGGCTCGGTGCGGAAATTGCGGCATTCTAAATATTGGTTGCGAAAGGGGCAAATGTCCGCCGCAGGCCGCCTTTTCAGACGGCCTGCGGCGCGGCAGGACGGCATTATACGGCATAAACATACACTGACGGCATAGGGGCTGTTGACACTCGGCCTTGCCGGCGGTGTTTTTGGTAAAAATCCGCGCCTGCCGCGTCAAAAATGCTCGCAAGGTGTCCAACCTTGCTGCGCTTTTTTCCTTGCATCCGCAGATTTTTCCTCAAAAAACCGCTTCGCAAGCTGATTGTCAACAACCCCAGGTGCGGGTGTTTTGGCGCTGCCGCGTCAGCGTTTTCAGACGGCCTTTCTGCCTGCGGCCGTGACGTGCCGCCGTTTGCCGCGTATCATCCGCCGCTTTGTCCGACAGCCCGAGGGCAGAGAGCCTTTCGGGCGTATCAGAGAGGAGACGACGATATGCACCATTTTTCCGCGCAGGCCGA is a window encoding:
- a CDS encoding ABC transporter ATP-binding protein, with amino-acid sequence MSQPFIEMKNVVFAYGSRVILRDVSFAVARGAFAAVMGGSGSGKTTLMRLITGQIRPQSGQVLIEGRDLAAFSDAELYEHRRRMGVLFQHGALFTDLSVFDNIAFPMRELTRLPEAVIRDLVLLKLNAVGLRGVENLMPSELSGGMARRVALARTIALDPEIMLYDEPFTGLDPISLGVIAHLISRVNKALRSTSVMVTHDIEKSLQIVDQVIFLAHGEIMFSGTPQEMRELDSPWVRQFIGGEADGPVAFRYPAPTTLKDDLLG
- the mlaE gene encoding lipid asymmetry maintenance ABC transporter permease subunit MlaE — encoded protein: MDFIQTVGAKTLAFIRSLGSVCLFFMQILARSGTAFARPRLSVRQVYFSGVMSVLIIAVSGLFVGMVLGLQGYTQLAKFKSADILGYMVAASLLRELGPVLAAILFASSAGGAMTSEIGLMKTTEQLEAMNVMAVNPVARVVAPRFWAGVFSMPLLASIFNVAGIYGAYLVGVQWLGLDSGIFWSQMQNNISFGYDVLNGLIKSACFGVAVSLIAVHQGFHASPTSEGILRASTRTVVSSALTVLAVDFILTAFMFTG
- a CDS encoding phospholipid-binding protein MlaC, which codes for MKTTLYTAAIIAAAVGSAHATPQQAVAQVRENAAQVLTILKKANGSNDAAVRKEAENYALPYFDFQRMTAQAVGQPWTQATPAQKQALAKEFQTLLIRTYSGTMLKFKNSTVDVKANPVVNKGGKEIVIRTEISQSGGKPVNMDFTTYQSGGKYRVYNVAVEGASLVTVYRNQFGETIKNKGFDGLIQDLKTKNGGK
- the mlaD gene encoding outer membrane lipid asymmetry maintenance protein MlaD, producing MKRNIMEFWVGLFVLAGIAALGFLSFRAAGGSSLGGGGTAGYTVYAEFTDIGGLKTRAPVKASGVLVGRVESIALDPQSYRAKVAIRLDDQYKFSSDVSAQILTSGLLGEQYIGLMQGGDPETLAAGDTITLTNSALVLENLIGKFMTNFAEGNSRPSEKQDAPQP
- a CDS encoding lipid asymmetry maintenance protein MlaB; translation: MDSEIRGGVLCLSGDITVKTVDEAALRRLRRLIGQKPAEADLSAVGRADSACLCLLLEILRGSGGQLRGIPAAVRDLADLYEVREWMNL